A stretch of Ligilactobacillus faecis DNA encodes these proteins:
- a CDS encoding peptide ABC transporter substrate-binding protein, whose translation MKTKQLFALMGVIVTGVFLSACGRSQNDQQASTQTIRSAVSDQMATLDTAKYSDMISLEAMDNAFEGLYRFDQKGKPVLAGAQSVTSNEEHTIYTFKLRKKAKWSNGDPVKASDYVYAWQNIISPSTASPNSQRLDPIKNAQAIRKGELSPTQLGVKALDDQTLQVQLEAPISYLDELLTGAPFFPKNQKVAEKFGSKYGTTSKNAVYNGPFVVSGWQGTNDQWNYVKNKQYWDQKAVKLAKAEIQVVKDTSTAGKLYQTGKLDYTILGNEFAKQYANDPGYHTKKIPLIGYLGFNTKRDITGNVHARKAIAQGFEKQLLVKNVLNVGTPLNGIVPADFAYNSATDKEYRKQAGDLLPYDKKKAQAEWALAKQELGQDELTLEVLSSDTNEAKQVATYLQSQLEENLPGLKVNLRSIPLKSRLAATTAYNYDVVYGTWQPDYADPVNFISDGGQYHLNTDYTNQAFWNDLDQAATTYANDPAKRWETLIDAETKLIKDDTYTAPVYQGAMTYLLSSKVKGLSISPYGTVLLYRDVEVE comes from the coding sequence GTGAAGACAAAGCAATTATTTGCCTTGATGGGTGTTATCGTAACGGGGGTATTTTTAAGTGCTTGTGGTCGTTCTCAAAATGACCAACAGGCTAGTACTCAAACTATCCGCTCAGCAGTCAGTGACCAAATGGCAACGCTTGATACGGCCAAGTACAGTGATATGATCAGTTTAGAAGCGATGGATAATGCCTTTGAAGGGCTCTATCGATTTGATCAAAAAGGCAAGCCAGTTTTAGCTGGAGCTCAAAGTGTTACTTCAAATGAAGAGCATACGATATATACTTTCAAATTACGCAAAAAGGCTAAGTGGTCAAACGGCGATCCAGTTAAAGCTAGCGATTACGTTTATGCTTGGCAAAATATCATTTCACCAAGTACAGCTTCACCAAACTCACAACGACTAGACCCGATCAAAAATGCGCAAGCGATCCGTAAAGGAGAGCTCTCACCTACTCAACTAGGAGTCAAAGCGCTAGATGATCAGACGCTACAAGTTCAACTTGAAGCTCCGATCAGCTATTTGGATGAATTGTTGACTGGGGCTCCGTTTTTCCCCAAGAACCAAAAAGTAGCTGAAAAGTTTGGTTCAAAATACGGTACGACTTCTAAAAATGCTGTCTACAATGGACCATTTGTTGTCAGTGGCTGGCAAGGGACGAATGACCAGTGGAATTACGTAAAAAATAAGCAGTATTGGGATCAAAAGGCGGTCAAATTAGCTAAAGCTGAGATCCAAGTCGTCAAAGATACTTCAACTGCGGGTAAACTTTATCAAACAGGCAAGCTCGACTATACGATCTTAGGTAATGAGTTTGCCAAACAATATGCTAATGATCCAGGTTATCATACGAAAAAGATCCCGTTGATCGGCTATTTAGGTTTTAATACTAAAAGAGATATCACAGGCAATGTTCACGCTAGAAAAGCGATCGCCCAAGGCTTTGAAAAACAGCTACTAGTTAAAAATGTTTTGAATGTTGGGACTCCGTTAAATGGGATCGTACCAGCTGACTTTGCTTATAACTCTGCGACAGATAAAGAATATCGTAAACAAGCTGGCGACCTTTTACCATATGATAAGAAGAAGGCGCAGGCCGAATGGGCTTTGGCGAAGCAAGAACTGGGGCAAGATGAGTTGACTTTAGAAGTTTTATCATCTGATACAAATGAAGCCAAACAAGTTGCAACTTATTTGCAAAGCCAACTTGAGGAAAACCTTCCTGGGCTCAAAGTCAATTTACGCTCGATCCCGCTCAAATCGCGGTTAGCTGCGACAACTGCCTATAACTATGATGTTGTTTATGGAACATGGCAGCCTGACTATGCTGATCCCGTCAACTTTATCAGTGATGGGGGACAATATCACTTGAATACAGATTATACGAACCAAGCCTTTTGGAACGATCTAGATCAAGCTGCTACGACGTACGCTAACGATCCAGCTAAGCGGTGGGAAACATTGATCGACGCTGAAACAAAGTTGATCAAAGATGATACGTATACTGCGCCAGTCTATCAAGGTGCGATGACTTACTTACTATCTTCTAAAGTCAAAGGCTTAAGTATCTCACCTTATGGCACAGTGCTTTTGTATCGTGATGTCGAGGTAGAATAG